The segment ACGAGCGTTTCACATGAAAGAGAGTTATACAAAGTGGTTGAAGCTTCATTCTTAGAAAAATTGAAGGAAGGTGATTGTGAAAAGCCGGTATTCGTATTGTACCCTAATTACACTTTAcctgatataagttttttgaACGGTAGACCCAATATTTACCTTAGCCCAGTAAAAGTCAACATGTCTCCAAAAACAGACAGTAAAAGAAATCGAACACAGGTTAAGGGAAAGCGTCCGTTTTCTTGTAACGATGTCGAAATGCTAAAGAAAAAAGGCCTAGGACATATTAAAGACTGGGATTCTCTGAACTTCTTATTACCGCTTGAATGTAGACAACTACTGTCAGAGGTACCCGAATTAATGCAGCACATGAAAGAGAAAGAAACTATTCATAAGTGCactgaaaaatattgtactGCAACTCCTGCCTCACGGCTAAGAAATAGGCCAATGAGCTGTGATTGCAATAACTTAACGAATGCTACAGCCGTGTCATCTAGTTCTAGTACTGCCACGCAACCGTCCTCTGGTTACAGAGGATCTTCGACTATGTTAACCGATTCGTCTGCCCAAAACAGTCCAGCGCCAGCTGGAAACTTTAACCCTCTGTTTGTTTATCGCTACGATAGCGCTACAAGTTCCGAGGCCAGTGGGGTGCATAATGATCCACAAAGAACAAATCCAAGTGTGCCCAAGCGATCGCTTTCTTTAGCTGATCAACATCGGTTAGGAAAACAAGGTGAGCCTGTACCTCCAAGGCCACCCCTACCAAAAAGTATTCTAAGAAAATCTTTAGATAAAACCAAAAAGTCAAACGCGCACACTAAACGTTACAGCATGTTTGAAATGGAAGATCTCGTTCAACAAGATCCTCTAGTTTGCGCAACAGCAGCAGTAGagcaaaaaacaaaaagacgGTCTCTGCAAGAACCTTATTATCTTCAAAATCAAAACATAGACTGTAGGAAGAATAATGATTTAGCTGCAAAAAGATTATCCCAGCAATTTTTAGATGCAGCTGAAAAAGATATCGATTACAATGAGTACTACCAAGATGAAGGTGTTGGCACGGAAAGCAGTCTTGAATCAGGAAAATCAAACGAATTAAGATATCATAGACCACACACTCCGCCAATGCCCAAGCCACGAACAAAGAAGTTAGAATATATAGAATTTCCACCACCTGGTGCACTCATTAGCAGCGCCGATTTACAGCAACTTGAAGAGTTCTTAAAGCAAAGTGGTGTTAACTGTCAAAACATGGACGAGTGGGATCAAACTCAAGTACAAAAGGTAAGAAGTCAGGTTACCAAGTTCTTACAAATGAAGCGGTCTCAAGAGGAGAATCAGAGGTCCACAGACTCTAGTGCCAGCAGTTGCAATAGCAAAAAATCTGTAAGTTTTGCCCAGAAGTCAGAGGTGAAGAGTGACGTTCCACAATCGAAAGCCGTGGAAGAGCTAAAGGTAGTTAATCCCGTCACTCCACCTAACTCGCCTAACATTTCAGCTGTGGTAGCACTGCGACTTTATCAGGTAAAAACCTTATGCTTTTTCATTTAGTGCACGGCAATCCCCGCTATGTCCAGtaagtacttttattttttagcttACGTCGTTCTTTTGCAATTGTCTGTTTCGTTTTCTTAGCGAACCTTaattttcgtattttaattttactagctCATCCATGAATGCCATAACGCAGCCATAAATCATTtcacataataataacatactaAACTAGTAACATAAgtcaaaaataatgaatattttaggGCAAAAACCTTGCGGAAATGCCAATTTGTGAGGAGGCTGAAGTAAGCCCTGATGAATTTGCAAGTCCCACACGACATGAAGGAAGGGCTAAATACGATTTAATAGATGTATCCCAGAAACGAGGTTGGTACATTTCTTATAATTGCAACACTATTaccattattaacaaaaactttgTAAGTCTAACactgatttaattaaagtatttttcgtctctttctgtcaaattgtgtttaggCTGTGGTGTAAAAAGTAGGGTTAGTGCATAAACTATACCTAGACAATAAGAATTACATCTTTATTCTTGCTTTAAGCTCTAGTCTCAAATGTAACTGATGCTGTGGAAATGCTAATACAACACTTTTCATCTGCTACGGATCAAGCTGAACTTACTTTCCTTGGTGATTCGAAACAGTCTCCGACATGCGCCAAGATTGCATTAAACGCGTTATGTCCAGCACTTTACGCTATATTTAGAGAcggtttaaaagaaaatatcgaAACATCTTTTGGTGCGGTCAATAACTCTGTTTGGCAAATGGTGGAATCTACTGCAAGACAAGGTATATTCagtgataataattttacgaaatattttgtagaaggatagaaatttaaagaaaatgcgTTTTCAGGTCCTATCACAAAATCCCTCAATGAGTTAGTTTTGAGAATAAACAGCGAGGACGCAGTGACGGAAGGGCTGGTCAAATTCAACGCATTCATTTTAGGTCTTCttaagtaagtatttttattctacAGCCCAATACATCTgcggtaaaaatattaattattaaattttattttagtgcACAGTCCGTGGACGCATGGGTATCGTATGTAAGAACTCGGGAGTCCATACTAGCTAAGCATTATGACCCTGATTCTCTCATACTTGCCGGGTGCGTTGGCGAACCGCGTTGCAGAGCATTACTGGATACATTGTTGGCCAGCCTTGAACCTCTTCGTCTATTACCCTTCTCCTTGGATCTCATGTTTGAAATGCGTGAACTACATAGAAGCTTCAAGCGTATCGAAAGCGATATGAGGGCAGCGAGTCGGGTAAGAATCCAATTCCTAAAATCTCGTAAAAATTTTCTCTTACATTTCTACTAATATAAACTTATCTACTTAAACTATCATTCTACATAACCATaatgcatacaaaataccGCCGCAGACATAGctttatttgcattttatttattgcatgtGCTTTTAAATCACAAGTCACTGCGATCCAAGATACGTTCGTGCACAGCTTTcataaaatgcaaataaagGCAAAATCGAAGCTTCGATGTCGGCCCCAAGGACGTATATCAACTAACGGGTAGCATGTTGCATGATGTTAAAACTTTGGTGTATTTAACAGCCAACTACGATTAACACCCCGCAACTAACCTTGAACCAGCTGAACTTACTGAAATTGGTCCGTTCGATGCAGTCCAGTGGAATGAGTGATGATTCCCAAGCAAGCGTCATAATGCGAAACAAAGATCCTAAAAATAAAGAGCCATCAACCCCTGACCTACTCAATGATACGGCAAATATAAAGACTACTATAGAAAAGCATAGACCAAGGTCCTGTGTCAATCCGTCTCCCCTCGGTTACGACATGTGTCCGAATAATAGCAGAACTGAAGAGAACAATAGGCGATGGTCAGGGGTACAGTTGGGTTCTAAATTGATGCAAGCTTTCGACCGGTTGGTACTTGATGACAGTGACGATTACACAGATAGTCTAGAGAACAAAGCGACCACAAAACCCTCCACGGTCGAAATGAAGGTAACTGGAGGGAATCTATGTGTTGACGCTTTTTTCATGTAAATCGTGTTATTTTTCGTTCCGCTTTTAATCACGCTTTCTACGTATTATTTTGTAGATTTTAGTTTCGtaccattattttatatattatataattgctATGTATGAAGTATATTTGTTTCGTAGAACTTGTGGTTTATGTTTGTGCAATAAATGTTCCGCTTACTCATAAATAGTACGAATATCAGGCAACCATCTTGTATACACGAAACATTGATATTCCATTTGAATATTTACTTGTAGAAAATAGATGTAAAATGTCGTACTACATGAAATGCCTTTTCAAATGCAGTTTGGTAGAAATGTTATTGAACTTTTACATTTAGTCCCAGTATTTAATaactttctttattattataaattagaaGTAAATCTGTATTATATATCCAACTACTGATATAGCCACAAACAAATTGTTAGTTCTGTTTTATAGTAACGAGTATCTTGTAGTCCCTGGTTATACCAGGAggagtaatttaaaattactctGTATTACCACGAAGGCATatgtgtattttgtattaGTCTGTAGGATTAGCAGGAAACCTAGAGATGGCACGCTATACTCCATACTTACATCTCGTTTTATACTCTTGTCCAGCTCGATACCAGCGGTGAAGAGCAATGGCGACCCTGCTCAGTCAATAGCTGTGGCAGTGGCAACACCGCACAGGGCAGCAATAACTCTGGAGGCAAGTTCCGGAAACTCCAGCTTAAATGGGAGATGATGAGCAATGCGGAAAGCCCTGTTACACCACCCAGTAAGTAATTCTATTGGTTcaagtttatttattccatttttaaactGGATAAATGGTGCATTTATCAGCTAGGAAACTATCACTCAAAAGTTGGTAGCACTTGATTGGGGTTACTAACAAGTAGGTATAGCTGTTGTATGTtagtatattatgtttaaaagatttaaaatcgaATGTATAAACAGCATATCTCCTCTAAGTGGGTCATTCGTAAACCCCgccttaaatacaaaaatattacaacctACGTTTCTTAAACGAATTATTTGCTATCATtgagatataaatatatttctgttaaTCGATTGATAACATGCCCAATGTTTGTTTAATgatataacttaatttttttagtttttaacgcttttgtgtttgttttgtatcttgtataaaattataaacaacttTTGTCCTAAATCAATGACaacattttcaatttatacaaattaaaaaaaaagtttctataCTCAAGAATCGAACTTAACGAACAAAACTTAGTATTTAATTCATGTACTTCCCATTCCTCATAAAATGCAATGAAACAATGGACACTACTATATTGGTACCTCACCAAATGAAGCACTTCCTATGTCCCGTTAACACTTAaaattgta is part of the Pieris napi chromosome 21, ilPieNapi1.2, whole genome shotgun sequence genome and harbors:
- the LOC125060121 gene encoding uncharacterized protein LOC125060121 isoform X8 is translated as MGVTDFDWDSCNGGYYSGEESVGSINTMSICKSELLFSPVKEGAHGVHFSVDSLDCELPTEQDLILTCQANKDNYTIAFEGSLTIYSEDSECAETAVNQKHDKLDKDDMRIILDSDERTRRNLELLERCKKLTNKLTTSMARSDVGLTTWSKLKKQTSQLPLQRHPSGNNNENSNESSDATNDMNSSVIKSQSLPNLYRRKLMSSSINSAALSNSTVDSFTVNQRLHSTPICMKVYDVSQNRSQGSQHSEPMSTSSTDQTSTDKSQTKQNSFNLVKLFMKQKSDSNEGIVTMDQLDRSECWPSSGGESGESLGEHKAEINKSISMRPQAELPIEETEETSSLFYEEIRTNPFNRVYDEVLLEEEESDGAKLSDSESNLYAVVNKPRIRRTNTNLMNSPSRVRHNKKSVSSHSSATSVSISSCSESDGTQITKMNKIIHREPCDTKATSTHFKSSTEDKCMQTSNLQTSVSHERELYKVVEASFLEKLKEGDCEKPVFVLYPNYTLPDISFLNGRPNIYLSPVKVNMSPKTDSKRNRTQVKGKRPFSCNDVEMLKKKGLGHIKDWDSLNFLLPLECRQLLSEVPELMQHMKEKETIHKCTEKYCTATPASRLRNRPMSCDCNNLTNATAVSSSSSTATQPSSGYRGSSTMLTDSSAQNSPAPAGNFNPLFVYRYDSATSSEASGVHNDPQRTNPSVPKRSLSLADQHRLGKQGEPVPPRPPLPKSILRKSLDKTKKSNAHTKRYSMFEMEDLVQQDPLVCATAAVEQKTKRRSLQEPYYLQNQNIDCRKNNDLAAKRLSQQFLDAAEKDIDYNEYYQDEGVGTESSLESGKSNELRYHRPHTPPMPKPRTKKLEYIEFPPPGALISSADLQQLEEFLKQSGVNCQNMDEWDQTQVQKVRSQVTKFLQMKRSQEENQRSTDSSASSCNSKKSVSFAQKSEVKSDVPQSKAVEELKVVNPVTPPNSPNISAVVALRLYQGKNLAEMPICEEAEVSPDEFASPTRHEGRAKYDLIDVSQKRALVSNVTDAVEMLIQHFSSATDQAELTFLGDSKQSPTCAKIALNALCPALYAIFRDGLKENIETSFGAVNNSVWQMVESTARQGPITKSLNELVLRINSEDAVTEGLVKFNAFILGLLNAQSVDAWVSYVRTRESILAKHYDPDSLILAGCVGEPRCRALLDTLLASLEPLRLLPFSLDLMFEMRELHRSFKRIESDMRAASRPTTINTPQLTLNQLNLLKLVRSMQSSGMSDDSQASVIMRNKDPKNKEPSTPDLLNDTANIKTTIEKHRPRSCVNPSPLGYDMCPNNSRTEENNRRWSGVQLGSKLMQAFDRLVLDDSDDYTDSLENKATTKPSTVEMKLDTSGEEQWRPCSVNSCGSGNTAQGSNNSGGKFRKLQLKWEMMSNAESPVTPPSETSPAAARGSKIPRPVSSPVRPQAPALPSPAKNTLRGIPVAVRKGASPTISTPRTQTTQRGVGTKKPPQAANRVIPETKRNVFEKARTNQRVDKNAKKAPTSRVDQAQGPSGVSPRPSSLPYGRAAPPAAPRRAASSSAARAHTQQKHKYVRTLWHRLPSDSGHLAFNEGERLRLILEVDDQYLLCCRGDQKGLVPRDAVLLEDF
- the LOC125060121 gene encoding uncharacterized protein LOC125060121 isoform X4 — encoded protein: MRIKAKTDFRPNGPPPRLGLKASSPGVADEDCNSNPSLAGSQHSTHDDLDAHCDNSGYLWFLDYNPIFRDGSCHHTSVLSSVSASYKGIGDLTSRFEFTSRYNDLARDLDANLAEADIESFKTEDIHALLMTTNLPDDRANNSNPHGEMFASISSSLMDRFRFDSSISIHSSCQGEESVGSINTMSICKSELLFSPVKEGAHGVHFSVDSLDCELPTEQDLILTCQANKDNYTIAFEGSLTIYSEDSECAETAVNQKHDKLDKDDMRIILDSDERTRRNLELLERCKKLTNKLTTSMARSDVGLTTWSKLKKQTSQLPLQRHPSGNNNENSNESSDATNDMNSSVIKSQSLPNLYRRKLMSSSINSAALSNSTVDSFTVNQRLHSTPICMKVYDVSQNRSQGSQHSEPMSTSSTDQTSTDKSQTKQNSFNLVKLFMKQKSDSNEGIVTMDQLDRSECWPSSGGESGESLGEHKAEINKSISMRPQAELPIEETEETSSLFYEEIRTNPFNRVYDEVLLEEEESDGAKLSDSESNLYAVVNKPRIRRTNTNLMNSPSRVRHNKKSVSSHSSATSVSISSCSESDGTQITKMNKIIHREPCDTKATSTHFKSSTEDKCMQTSNLQTSVSHERELYKVVEASFLEKLKEGDCEKPVFVLYPNYTLPDISFLNGRPNIYLSPVKVNMSPKTDSKRNRTQVKGKRPFSCNDVEMLKKKGLGHIKDWDSLNFLLPLECRQLLSEVPELMQHMKEKETIHKCTEKYCTATPASRLRNRPMSCDCNNLTNATAVSSSSSTATQPSSGYRGSSTMLTDSSAQNSPAPAGNFNPLFVYRYDSATSSEASGVHNDPQRTNPSVPKRSLSLADQHRLGKQGEPVPPRPPLPKSILRKSLDKTKKSNAHTKRYSMFEMEDLVQQDPLVCATAAVEQKTKRRSLQEPYYLQNQNIDCRKNNDLAAKRLSQQFLDAAEKDIDYNEYYQDEGVGTESSLESGKSNELRYHRPHTPPMPKPRTKKLEYIEFPPPGALISSADLQQLEEFLKQSGVNCQNMDEWDQTQVQKVRSQVTKFLQMKRSQEENQRSTDSSASSCNSKKSVSFAQKSEVKSDVPQSKAVEELKVVNPVTPPNSPNISAVVALRLYQGKNLAEMPICEEAEVSPDEFASPTRHEGRAKYDLIDVSQKRALVSNVTDAVEMLIQHFSSATDQAELTFLGDSKQSPTCAKIALNALCPALYAIFRDGLKENIETSFGAVNNSVWQMVESTARQGPITKSLNELVLRINSEDAVTEGLVKFNAFILGLLNAQSVDAWVSYVRTRESILAKHYDPDSLILAGCVGEPRCRALLDTLLASLEPLRLLPFSLDLMFEMRELHRSFKRIESDMRAASRPTTINTPQLTLNQLNLLKLVRSMQSSGMSDDSQASVIMRNKDPKNKEPSTPDLLNDTANIKTTIEKHRPRSCVNPSPLGYDMCPNNSRTEENNRRWSGVQLGSKLMQAFDRLVLDDSDDYTDSLENKATTKPSTVEMKLDTSGEEQWRPCSVNSCGSGNTAQGSNNSGGKFRKLQLKWEMMSNAESPVTPPSETSPAAARGSKIPRPVSSPVRPQAPALPSPAKNTLRGIPVAVRKGASPTISTPRTQTTQRGVGTKKPPQAANRTSRVDQAQGPSGVSPRPSSLPYGRAAPPAAPRRAASSSAARAHTQQKHKYVRTLWHRLPSDSGHLAFNEGERLRLILEVDDQYLLCCRGDQKGLVPRDAVLLEDF